Proteins encoded together in one Alteribacter keqinensis window:
- the mgtE gene encoding magnesium transporter, with protein MVKLTEQNREQYAKSILDALNVEDIQEFRHLFLELHPQDQLDFFLELTEIQRKKVYEYLSPEEFSEIFQELELEEQKNTIEELDTIYTQSVFAEMSADDAADFLGEVPEATVKRVLDGLESEDAKDIRELLSYEEETAGAIMTKEFINITAQSTVRDVIELLRQEGPDAETIYYLYVVNGNHELAGVVSLRDLIISDPNEKVENVMSTRVVSVKTDDDQEDVANLIKKYDFLAVPVVTSTNTLVGIITVDDIIDVIEEEATEDIGELAASRGATDVNLSSFTAAKKRSPWIIMLMFFGLITAGVIGQFEETLEQIVLLAVFIPLLMDSAGNTGTQSLAVMVRSLATGSFEKKGMFNTIKREFGTGIFLGLICAIVLMILIPIVYGDVMIAIIVAVSLFFTLSIATIVGAVVPVIINKMKLDPAIASGPFITTVNDVLGLMIYFSIATAMLQYL; from the coding sequence ATGGTAAAACTGACTGAACAAAACCGCGAGCAGTATGCAAAAAGCATTCTTGACGCGCTAAATGTAGAAGACATCCAGGAATTCCGTCATTTATTCCTTGAACTGCACCCGCAGGATCAGCTCGACTTTTTCCTTGAGCTTACTGAAATACAGCGAAAAAAAGTATACGAGTACCTTTCACCGGAAGAATTCTCCGAGATTTTTCAGGAGCTGGAGCTTGAAGAACAAAAAAACACAATTGAAGAACTAGATACGATTTATACACAAAGTGTATTTGCTGAAATGTCCGCCGATGATGCCGCCGATTTCCTCGGTGAAGTCCCTGAAGCAACGGTTAAGAGAGTGCTTGACGGGCTTGAGTCGGAGGATGCCAAAGACATTCGTGAACTATTAAGCTATGAAGAGGAAACTGCCGGTGCGATTATGACCAAGGAGTTCATCAACATCACTGCTCAGTCCACCGTAAGAGATGTGATCGAACTCCTTCGCCAGGAAGGCCCTGACGCAGAGACGATCTACTATTTGTACGTTGTAAACGGCAATCATGAGCTTGCAGGTGTTGTTTCCCTTCGTGATCTCATTATCAGCGATCCGAATGAAAAAGTGGAAAATGTAATGAGTACCCGTGTGGTTTCTGTGAAGACAGATGATGACCAGGAAGACGTTGCGAACTTAATTAAAAAATACGACTTCCTCGCTGTACCGGTTGTCACGTCAACAAATACACTTGTAGGTATTATTACAGTCGATGATATTATCGACGTTATTGAAGAAGAAGCCACAGAAGATATCGGTGAGTTAGCTGCATCACGCGGTGCGACTGACGTAAATCTGTCTTCCTTTACTGCCGCTAAAAAGCGTTCCCCTTGGATCATCATGCTGATGTTTTTCGGCTTGATTACAGCAGGAGTAATCGGACAGTTCGAAGAAACCCTTGAACAGATCGTGCTGCTTGCTGTCTTTATCCCTCTTTTGATGGACTCGGCAGGAAATACAGGCACACAATCCCTGGCTGTTATGGTCCGTTCTCTTGCAACAGGATCCTTCGAGAAAAAAGGGATGTTCAACACCATTAAAAGGGAGTTTGGAACAGGAATTTTCCTCGGTCTGATCTGTGCCATTGTATTAATGATTCTCATCCCTATCGTGTATGGTGATGTGATGATTGCCATTATTGTTGCTGTTTCCTTATTTTTCACCCTTAGTATCGCCACGATTGTCGGTGCAGTCGTTCCCGTTATTATCAATAAAATGAAGCTGGATCCGGCGATCGCATCCGGTCCGTTTATTACAACGGTTAACGACGTGCTCGGTCTGATGATCTATTTCTCCATCGCGACGGCGATGCTGCAGTATCTGTAA